The Pseudomonas protegens genome contains the following window.
TAAACCACCTTGTAGGCACGCCGCAGTGCATGGATCGCGTCCTCGCTGAAGCCGCGACGGCGCATGCCTTCGAAATTCATGCTGCGGGCTTCGGCCGGGTTGCCGAACACCGTGACGAACGCCGGTACATCCTTGCCGATGGCGGTGCCCATGCCGGAGAAGCTGTGGGCGCCGATATGGCAGTACTGATGCACCAGGGTAAAACCGGAAAGAATCGCCCAGTCGTCGACATGTACATGGCCGGCCAGCGCTGTGTTGTTGACCAGGATGCAGTGGTTGCCAATGACGCTGTCGTGACCGATGTGGGCGTAGGCCATGATCAGGTTGTGATCGCCCAGGGTGGTTTCGGAACGGTCCTGGACGGTGCCACGGTGAATGGTCACGCCTTCGCGGATCACGTTGTGGTCACCGATGACCAGGCGGGTTTCCTCGCCTTTGTACTTCAGATCAGGGGTGTCCTCACCTACCGAAGAAAACTGGTAGATGCGGTTGTGCTTACCGATCCGGGTGGGGCCCTTGAGAATGACATGGGGCCCGATCACTGTACCCTCGCCGATTTCCACACCAGCGCCGATGATCGACCACGGGCCAACCTCAACGTCGTCGGCCAGGACGGCCGTCGGATCGATGATTGCGCGAGGGTCAATCAAACTCATAGTTTGCGTTCCGCACAGATGATTTCAGCAGAGCACACCGGCTTGCCGTCGACCGAGGCCTGGCACTCGAACTTCCAGATCTGGCGCTTGCAGCTGATGAACTTGGCTTCAAGAATCAGCTGGTCGCCCGGCAGCACTGGCTGGCGGAAGCGCAGCTTGTCGGAGCCGACGAAGTAATACAGGGTGCCATCGGCTGGCTTCACGTCGAGCATCTTGAAACCGAGAATGCCCGCAGCCTGAGCCATGGCTTCGATGATCAGTACGCCCGGCATGATCGGATGCGCAGGAAAGTGACCATTGAAGAACGGTTCGTTGATGCTGACATTCTTGTAGGCACGAATGCACTTGCCCTCAACATCCAGGTCCACTACCCGATCCACCAACAGGAAAGGGTAACGGTGAGGCAGGTATTCGCGAATCTCGTTGATGTCCATCATTTCGGGGGGAAGCCTGTAGTAAAGAGTGGGAGCGCGCGACTAGCGCACGCCCCTCTAGCAAATCAAGGAGGCCGTCTAGCGGCTGTGCACACTTAATATGGAAATGGTATCAGCCATCTGATGAAGCATTGCCGTCAGGGGTCACGCCCCCAACGCGCTTTTCCAACTGACGCAGGCGTCGCGCAAGATCATCGAGCTGACGGATGCGTGCAGCGCTCTTGCGCCACTCGGCAGCAGGTTGCATGGCTGTACCGGAAGAGTAGGCACCCGGCTCGGTAATCGAGTGAGTCACCATGGTCATTCCAGTGAGGAATACGTTGTCACAAATATCGATGTGCCCGACCAGGCCCACACCGCCGGCGAGCATACAGTGCTTGCCGATCTTGGTGCTGCCGGAAATCCCCACACAAGCGGCCATGGCGGTGTGATCACCGACCTGAACGTTGTGGGCGATCTGAATCTGGTTATCGAGTTTCACGCCATTGCCGATGACGGTGTCGGCCAGGGCACCACGGTCGATGGCGGTGTTGACGCCGATCTCGACATCGTCACCGATGGTCACGCCGCCAATCTGCGCGATCTTCTGCCAGACGCCTTTCTCGTTGGCAAAACCAAAACCTTCGCCACCCAGCACCGCGCCCGACTGGATAACCACTCGTTTACCGATGCGCACGTCGTGGTACAGGGTGACCCTTGGAGCCAGCCACCCGCCCTCGCCGATCTCGCAGCGGGCACCGATAAAGCAATGAGCGCCGATGGTCACTCCGGCGCCGATGCGGGCACCACCTTCGATCACCGCAAACGGGCCGATGCTGGCTGTTGGATCCACCTGAGCATCAGCGGCAATCACCGCAGACGGGTGAATGCCGGCCGCTGCTTTGGGCTTGGGGTCGAACAGATGTGAAATACGGGCGTAAGACAGGTAAGGATCGGCCACCACCAATGCGTCACCGGCATAGGCTTCGGCATCAGCGGCTTTCAACAACACCGCGCCGGCCTGGCAGTCCACCAGGTACTTGCGGTATTGCGGGTTTGCCAAAAAGCTCAACTGAGCTGGGCCAGCCTCCTGCAAGGTGGCTAGCCCAGTGATTTCCTTCTCCGCGTCGCCACGCAAGGTGGCGCCGAGGAACTCGGCCAACTGGCCGAGTTTTATAATCGCGGTCATGGCTTACTTCAGCTGATTCATGCGCTCGATGACTTGGCGAGTGATGTCGTACTGAGGTTTGACATCGATCACTGCGCCACGCTCGAAGACCAGATCGAAACCGCCTTTCTTGATGACTTCTTCAACTGCGCTGTCCAGCTTCGGCTTCAGTTGCTTGAGCATCTCGCGGTCAGCAACAGCCTTGGCTTCGTTCAGTTCCTTGGACTGGAATTGGAAGTCACGAGCCTTTTGCTTGAACTCAAGCTCCAGACGTTCACGCTCGCCCTGCTGCATCTTGTCGCCACCGGCCACCAGACGATCCTGGATGCCCTTGGCGCTGCTTTCCAGGGTTTTCAGTTTGGTCAGTTGCGGACCGAACTTTTTCTCGGCATCCACTGCGTACTTCTTCGCCGCATCGGATTCCAGCAGTGCCATCTGATAGTTCAGAACGGCGATTTTCATTTCGGCAAACGCCGGGCTCGCGACCAGAACGGAGGCCAGGAGAACCAATTGAGTCAACTTACGCACGATGCACTCCTACAAAATCCATTGTCGTTATCTTGGGTCAGGCTATTAGAAAGTCTGACCGAGGGAGAATTGGAACACCTGGGTCTCAGCGTTATTCGGTTTCTTCACTGGCATTGCCAGGGCGAAGCTCAGTGGACCCAAGGCCGTAACCCAAGTCACACCGACGCCCACGGAGCTGGCCAGATTGCTGAGGCTGATGTCATTGCACTGCGTGTTGGAGGAAACGCCGTTGGTATTTTTCACGTTCGAACATTTGGAATCGAACACGTTACCCACATCCCAGAACACCGACGTCCGCAGGGAACGCTGATCTTTGACGAATG
Protein-coding sequences here:
- the lpxA gene encoding acyl-ACP--UDP-N-acetylglucosamine O-acyltransferase; amino-acid sequence: MSLIDPRAIIDPTAVLADDVEVGPWSIIGAGVEIGEGTVIGPHVILKGPTRIGKHNRIYQFSSVGEDTPDLKYKGEETRLVIGDHNVIREGVTIHRGTVQDRSETTLGDHNLIMAYAHIGHDSVIGNHCILVNNTALAGHVHVDDWAILSGFTLVHQYCHIGAHSFSGMGTAIGKDVPAFVTVFGNPAEARSMNFEGMRRRGFSEDAIHALRRAYKVVYRQGLTVDQALAELAEAAVEFPEVAVFRDSIQSSTRGITR
- the fabZ gene encoding 3-hydroxyacyl-ACP dehydratase FabZ; the protein is MMDINEIREYLPHRYPFLLVDRVVDLDVEGKCIRAYKNVSINEPFFNGHFPAHPIMPGVLIIEAMAQAAGILGFKMLDVKPADGTLYYFVGSDKLRFRQPVLPGDQLILEAKFISCKRQIWKFECQASVDGKPVCSAEIICAERKL
- the lpxD gene encoding UDP-3-O-(3-hydroxymyristoyl)glucosamine N-acyltransferase, producing MTAIIKLGQLAEFLGATLRGDAEKEITGLATLQEAGPAQLSFLANPQYRKYLVDCQAGAVLLKAADAEAYAGDALVVADPYLSYARISHLFDPKPKAAAGIHPSAVIAADAQVDPTASIGPFAVIEGGARIGAGVTIGAHCFIGARCEIGEGGWLAPRVTLYHDVRIGKRVVIQSGAVLGGEGFGFANEKGVWQKIAQIGGVTIGDDVEIGVNTAIDRGALADTVIGNGVKLDNQIQIAHNVQVGDHTAMAACVGISGSTKIGKHCMLAGGVGLVGHIDICDNVFLTGMTMVTHSITEPGAYSSGTAMQPAAEWRKSAARIRQLDDLARRLRQLEKRVGGVTPDGNASSDG
- a CDS encoding OmpH family outer membrane protein, which produces MRKLTQLVLLASVLVASPAFAEMKIAVLNYQMALLESDAAKKYAVDAEKKFGPQLTKLKTLESSAKGIQDRLVAGGDKMQQGERERLELEFKQKARDFQFQSKELNEAKAVADREMLKQLKPKLDSAVEEVIKKGGFDLVFERGAVIDVKPQYDITRQVIERMNQLK